From Bacteroidota bacterium, the proteins below share one genomic window:
- a CDS encoding GHMP kinase: MIIRTKAHGRAGLIGNPSDGYFGKTISFIVRNFAAEVMCYESPHVSIVPGHRDHLVYTSRRALVDDVSLNGYYGGIRLVKAAIKAFSDYCDRAGIGLDDRNFTLEYKTNVPVRVGLAGSSAIITATMRALMAFYGVEIVKPQLPNLILSVEVKELGIGAGLQDRVVQVYEGTVFMDFDKALLDTRGYGTYLEVDTRKLPPLFVAFHDNLSEGTEIYHNNLRSRFDRGEKEVVDGIKTFASFAQEAYDLIEAGKGLDIGPLMDANFDLRASLSKISDGNMRLVKAGRKFDANVKFAGSGGAVVGMYDGDPERLKKIKQAYESLGAQLLIPNILPESAG, from the coding sequence ATGATTATACGCACAAAAGCGCACGGCCGGGCCGGCCTCATTGGCAATCCTTCAGATGGATATTTTGGCAAAACGATTTCGTTTATCGTTCGGAATTTTGCAGCAGAGGTCATGTGCTACGAGTCGCCGCATGTGTCCATTGTACCAGGGCATCGTGATCACCTGGTTTATACAAGCCGGCGCGCCCTGGTCGACGATGTAAGTCTGAATGGCTATTATGGCGGCATACGGCTGGTAAAAGCGGCGATTAAAGCCTTTAGTGATTATTGTGACCGCGCCGGCATCGGACTCGACGACCGCAATTTCACGTTGGAATACAAAACCAATGTGCCGGTTCGGGTAGGGCTTGCCGGCTCGAGTGCCATTATCACTGCTACGATGCGCGCCCTGATGGCGTTTTACGGAGTGGAGATTGTGAAGCCCCAGCTGCCCAATCTTATCCTGAGCGTAGAGGTGAAAGAACTGGGTATCGGCGCAGGACTGCAAGACCGGGTTGTACAGGTTTACGAAGGGACTGTGTTCATGGACTTTGACAAGGCGTTGCTGGATACACGAGGATATGGCACCTACCTGGAGGTAGACACGCGGAAGTTGCCACCCCTGTTTGTTGCCTTCCATGACAACCTTTCTGAAGGCACAGAAATCTACCACAATAATCTGCGAAGCCGGTTCGACCGCGGCGAAAAAGAAGTAGTGGACGGCATCAAAACCTTTGCCTCCTTTGCACAGGAAGCTTACGATCTGATCGAAGCCGGTAAGGGACTGGACATTGGACCCCTTATGGATGCAAACTTTGACTTGCGGGCCTCATTGAGCAAAATCAGTGATGGCAACATGCGCCTGGTGAAAGCAGGGCGGAAGTTTGATGCCAATGTTAAGTTTGCAGGCTCGGGTGGTGCGGTTGTGGGCATGTACGACGGCGATCCGGAACGGCTGAAGAAAATCAAACAAGCGTATGAATCGTTGGGGGCACAGTTGTTGATTCCCAACATATTGCCCGAATCAGCGGGCTAA
- the galU gene encoding UTP--glucose-1-phosphate uridylyltransferase GalU, which translates to MKRVTKAIIPAAGMGTRFLPATKSMPKEMLPIIDKPVLQYVIEEAIESGIEDILIITGRGKRAIENHLDYAPELEGFLREAGKDHLINTVHDIADKARIFYIRQKVQRGLGDAIRIGRRHIANEPFAVLLGDTIINPEAGSPPGLKQLVDVYEKKQASVVAVHRVPEEWVSRYGVVAGTADEKLENVYRLSHLVEKPAPQEAPSNLAIAGRYVFSPEIFACIDETTEGVGGEIQLTDAMNMLARTEPMYALHWQARRYDIGNRVEYAKCFIDYAMRREDTRDAVRAHLKAEWGI; encoded by the coding sequence ATGAAACGTGTGACCAAAGCGATCATCCCGGCTGCGGGTATGGGGACCCGGTTTTTGCCGGCGACCAAGTCGATGCCCAAAGAGATGTTGCCCATCATCGATAAGCCTGTACTGCAGTACGTGATCGAAGAAGCCATTGAAAGTGGCATTGAAGATATCTTGATTATCACAGGTCGTGGCAAACGCGCAATCGAAAATCATCTCGATTATGCCCCGGAGCTGGAGGGCTTTCTGCGCGAAGCTGGCAAAGATCACCTGATCAATACGGTGCACGACATAGCAGATAAAGCGCGGATTTTCTACATCCGACAAAAAGTACAGCGTGGCCTTGGTGATGCCATTCGGATTGGTCGCAGGCATATCGCCAATGAACCGTTTGCAGTACTGTTGGGTGATACCATCATCAATCCCGAAGCAGGGAGTCCGCCGGGATTGAAGCAGCTGGTTGATGTGTATGAAAAGAAGCAGGCAAGCGTGGTTGCCGTGCACCGCGTACCCGAAGAGTGGGTAAGCCGCTACGGCGTGGTCGCCGGCACGGCAGATGAAAAGCTTGAAAACGTGTACAGACTCTCACATCTCGTTGAAAAGCCGGCGCCGCAAGAAGCACCTAGCAACCTCGCCATCGCCGGTCGATACGTTTTCTCGCCCGAAATCTTTGCCTGCATCGACGAAACAACCGAAGGCGTCGGCGGCGAAATCCAGTTAACGGACGCCATGAACATGCTCGCCCGCACTGAACCCATGTACGCGCTGCACTGGCAAGCCCGCCGCTACGACATTGGCAACCGCGTAGAATATGCCAAATGCTTCATAGATTACGCAATGAGACGCGAAGACACCCGCGACGCGGTACGGGCACATTTGAAGGCGGAGTGGGGGATTTAG